In Salvia splendens isolate huo1 unplaced genomic scaffold, SspV2 ctg728, whole genome shotgun sequence, the genomic window aattgatgattGGTGATTGTAGTAGAATGCTTAGTAGATGCCGTTTTTTGAGTAGTTTTAATGTTATTGATGATGTTTTGAGTCGGCAGTCTCTTGCTATGTTGGCACGGTCCTGGTAACCCGAAGCAGAGTCGACCTAGTACAGGAAAAGTTGAATTGCTATCCCCTAACAATAGTGCTTAATATATCTGTTAATTGGTCCTGGTATGTAGTCAGGATGATGAATTTGTATCCACCATTACAAGGGTCTTCATCATAGTTTGTACTCTTTCTTTATCATCTTTACGGGAATCGTCCTTTTTCTACCACTAGGTACAATGCTTATTGGCTTCCATTGCTGGCGAAACATTCTGAATCGCCACTTTTTGAAGGTCCATTGGTTGTCCCTTTAGATTGCGAATGGATATGGCACTCTCACAGGCTCAATCCAGTATGCCTCCATGCTCTTTACTTTATTGTTGACTTCAGCAATGTATTGTGTTCGCAGAAGATTGAACTGGCCTAATCCTCCAGGTTAGATACAAAAAAGACTGTGAGGAATTCTATGGCAGAATTCTTGACAACAAGAATGTTATTTCTTCTGTGGAGGGAACTTCTAGAAAGCAAACTGAAAACGCTTGGAAAATATTATTCCCCGGCGAGCCATTTGAACTGGATTTGGAACTTCAGCAAGAGAGTATCTCTGGTCAAGGAGTAGCGGCAGAGAATTTCACGAAGTATGATTTGATTGCAGCTGCTCAAAGACAAGCCCCTTTCTTTTATCAGGCAAGCCTGATAATTATAGACATTTTAATTTTTGGCTCCTTTTATAGTCTCTATATATACATTATTTTCCATTATTAGAGTCATGCATCAAACTGTGTCTATTACTTGATTCACAAAATTCAATCTTTTCGTGTATTTTCTTCTCCTTTTATATTACAGGTCTCCCAATGCCATATGAACGACACTCACTATATTATAGGAGCTGTGGCAAGGTACAAAGGATTTCTGCACCTAATCAAGAGAAACAAGGAGAAAGGCATCAAGAGCTTCTCTGTCCCCACTTACGACATTGACCTTATCTGGCACACTCATCAGTTGCATCCAGTTTTTTATTGTGAAGATCTTCTAAAAATAATGGGTAAAATTTTGGAACATGATGACACTGATTCTGATAGAACAAAGGGTCAGAAACTGGATGTTGGGTTTACTGGGACGACCAAGACCTTTGAGGACCTGTATGGCCATAGGTATTGGAGAGCTGGAGCAATGTACAAGGGCAATGCCCCTTCACCGGTCAGACTTACTCCTTACTTGGGCACTGTCACGAAGAAGGTGCTAAGTTTGAATGAGAGCCCAATAGTAGCACTTCCTGCGACAAAAGTTTTTGAGGTACTTCTCAAGACCTTTACAACACTCTTTCAATAGACATGTATGCATATTGCATTGCACTAGGTTGATTTTATGCCACCATTCTCTTTTCCGCTATTATTTCGAACCCATCAATCCTTAAGCACACTGTTACATCACCATATAGCTGGGGAAATGGTTTTAGCACAGCATCTTTCAGTTTCTGGGGTTAGAATCTATAAAGATCAAAAGTTTATGATATGAACCTGTCTTTACCTGAGATACCCTATAGCACATACCCTGTTTTACTTTGATATATGATCCTTATCCACCAAATACGATTCAGCTTTTTTGATGACAGATTTTCTCTTCAGATCATTTGTCCTTTAGGGTTGGATATGCTTATAATCGCTTCACAAATTAAATCCCTTTGTATCTTGACTCACACAAGAATTCACTtttaaagagaaaaagaagcagatgaaaagaaaagaaagaacgAAAGAAGTGGAGAGACTTTTATTCATACTGTTTTGCATCATGCTATTCACAGAGACTGAATGCTTTGTTGAGAATCTGTTTCTCAGAGACAATATAACAATAGTCATTTTCTTTTGAACGAAAGCATTCTAGATATTATGTCTAATCATCCTGTACAAATGGGGCTTCAGCAGTCTATACCATGTTTTCTCCATTATGCATtattaaataagaaaatgatatgGCTAAAGTATAAAATTGATATGTTTATTCAATTCTTCAGGTCATGTTGGAGTTTGTAAGTGTAAGGAATCTTCCAGAGGGACACAATGGAAGTCTCTGTGTGTCCTTCAGTAAATCGCAGCCAGATATGATCTTCAATGCAAAGAGAACCCTGAAAATTCTCTCTGAATATGGTGAGAAACAAGTGGCATGCTTCCAGTGTGAGCCTACTGGGAACCTGCTCTTTGAGCTCATGTCCTCACCTTCTGTTTCACCGCTCATAAAAAAAGTCAAGAACATAGGCACTACTTTCATATCTCTGGAAGACTTCCTGTCACCTGACTCCAATCTTACTGTGGAAAAATGGTTGGATTTGGTTCCTAGTTCACACATCACGGAATCCAAGCCGATAGGCTTGCGAGTGGCCATATCAGTTACCATACCTACCCCAGCACCACATAAACTTCATATGGTTCGGTCTCGGCCATTTTCAAAAAGTTCTTGCTTGTTCCCATTGCCAGTCATGGCCCAATTCTCTAAAAATTGGGCACGCATAGTAGATGAGGAAGGAAACATGGTTCTCAACCTGCATATGAGGTATCTAAGATTTGCCTTTCCTTCATTATAAGTTGCAGTGTTTTTGGGCTTGGTTGGGTGCGTCTGTATGCATTTTGTATTCCTTCTGCTTAATTTTGTTTTGCCATCTCACTTTTAACTCCGTCGTCATGTTTAGCTTGAAAGTTGTGGTAGTAACTAATGCAATATGCTTAGATTATCTTATTGATAATGTTATAAGATGTTGTTTGGATGGAAAATGTACAATATTTGGATTTGAAGAACCGTCTACTTATGTTGTATAATCTCCTGATTTCAGAGATCAACATAAGTCAAAAGGCAAGAAAGAATCTATAAGAAAAGTAGTGGTTAGAATCATGGATTCAGGCAAAGCATGTACTCTGGCCGAGTTTGCAGAGTCCAAGTGGTCTATGGTGAATTCTCCATGGTCCCTTAAGCTTCCGAACACAAACAATGATGACGGACACCTCTTCGAGATGACCGGTCCTCATACTGTAAGTATCCTCCATTTTTACATTATGATTTGTTATACAGCAAAGAATCTCCAATAGAACAACAAAGAATCTCCAATAGAACAACAAAGAATCTCCAGCTTCTTAGGCAATATTCTTTTATATTCATAACATCTGTGTTCATACAGGTAAGACTTTTTCTTGGTGGAAGGCTGGACTATGAATCAAGGCGTTGTGCAAAACACAAAGCTGAGTATCAACATGAACCTCACCTAATAACAGCTGTAAAATTCTCTACTGAAGAGCCTTATGGAACAACTGTGGCATTACTTGACATGAAGTCTGGCACTATCAAGGTACTATTATTGTGTGTTAAGGAACTCAGTCATGTTCGGTAAAATATATTAATCACTCATCACTTTATTGctatttttgggattttaggTAAAAGAAGACTGGTTCGTTATGCCCAGCCTCATACTTACATTTATGCTAGGTAACACATTAAGGAAAGAAGGGCATTGTAATATGGCGTTGCACAGTGAAGAACTCTCAAATGAAGCACATAATCTTGCAGTAGGAAAAGAGACCAACCAGGCTCCTCTGCCGAAGGAATTGCTTGCAGCAAACACAGGTGTTCTCGCTGGAGGTTGTGGAGGATGTGGCAGCGGATGTGGAAATGGAGTGAGGACCGTGGAGTCTGGTGGATGTGGAAGCATGACGGCTAACACAGGTGGTTGTGGTGGATGTGGTAGTGGATGTGGAAGCATGATGGCTAAAgatggtggtggcggtggctgTGGTGGTGGATGTGGCGGTGGCTGTGGTGGTGGATGTGGAAGCATGATGGCTAAAGATGGTGTCAGCAGTGGGCGTGGTAGTGGATGTGGCGGTGGCTGTGGTGGTGGATGTGGAAGCATGATGGCTAAAGATCGTGTTAGcggtggctgtggtggatgtgGTGGCTGTGGTGGTGGATGTGGAAGCATGATGGGTAACTCCGGTGTTAGTACTGGTGGGTCTAAGAACATGGAGAAATCTGGTGGTTGTGGAGGTTGTGGAGCCGGCGGCTGTGTAGGCATGAGCGACGGAGGCGTAAACCAAGAGATCGTTGTTGCGTGATATGTGAGCCTACCAGAATGTCTAAAATGATTGTGAGTATATCCAATAAGTcagtttgtgtgtgtgtttgtagtCATCTTGATTCTGTGAGAAAAGCCACTCAGCGGTGACATCTCCCTTGATTGTGTGCATATGCATTGTAAACAAACTATTAAGGTCCTTTTTCAATAAATCTGTTCATTATTTGCAATTTCAACACTACTTTCAAAGCATTTCAACTAGTACAATTTACTTCGATGCTAATTGTGATTGCCATCATATTTCTTGATCGCAAAAAATTTTAGAGCATTCACAACGGTGAACAATTTGCCGTTCATATAGACCACGATGTGCATGCATGTGGCATTGCAGAGTACTAAGTCACTGCAAAGTGCTGCGGGTGCGCTTTATgcccaatattttttttaaaaaaaattgtttttagaTTCTAAATGATTACCGAATTAACACGTAAAAGAAGTGATAATATTATAGTGGTGGAAGAGACATCTCTCTTTCTTGCCACTAAGGTTTAAAACTCGGTGGCCTCAAAAATATTGTTTAGTAATTTTAgtgaaatttggatttttatTATTCTATATAAATTATGATATACGTTTATATCATTTAGGTAGAGGTGGGTCAGTACTGTATACCGTATGAAAATTGTGGTATGACAAAATATCATACCGCTACCATACCATACcgaatttgcggtataccgcatttACAGTATACCATAATATcattatgcaaaaaaaaattactcccttcAGAGATTTTATACAcaatagggttttgatctatgcaaaactagatttaaatacagaaacgcagaacaatatcataattaggacacttttaggtcataattaggtaatttttaggtcatgctaacaaagcatgacctaaaacgatcttagcatgacattaaacctaaatattataatatgacctaaaattgcttaattatgaccttccgtgtttttggttaattattgaccattagatcatctaatcctagggccaagatttgtcgcatttctggatttaacacatacttattttgatcatctccctatatattatatatatatatatgattgtgatcaagatagaaccattcttaaacgtagaacaaatgccaaacggaggtcgttagatcttttaatccaatggtgttgatttgcacagcaacttcccattacaaccaaaacttattattaatgggtgaatgcagagaagtgaaaaataaagcatgcatggactattcttcgtttcattcattcttccatcaacatgtgagttttttcacatgttgagtccggaatgtcgtgaaaacatagtctaatatgtatgattttaatctgaccgtcattttttcctcatccaatgaataaaatgtaGAGtttaggttctacacttaagaatggttctatctttaacgcaaccctatatatatatataacatttGAACATATACCGATTTTTTGGTATGCACCGaggattcggtataccgaatttaAGGTGTATACCGAATATTCGATATACTACGATATAGGAAAAATGATATCGTTACCGTATCGAAAGATTACGGTAGGGTATCAGTCTATACTGAAAATTGTGGTATACACGTTATTTATTcagtacggtaagtgcggtatttcgatattttttcccACCTTTACTTTTAGGTCCATGAACTCCGAAAGAATATCACCATATATTTCTCAAAAATATAACACCTCAATATTTTCATTCTCATTTTGCCTATAAATCTTTTGAATGGATCTAAATTTGCTACTAATATTTTCTGATTTCAAATTTAACATTTAAAACTTAcatgtactatatttttttatagtttatACCAAAATTAAATGTACATAGAGACGTAAAAAATACATCtacaatatttaaaaattatccAAAATTACACATTAACCGAACATTCACAAAATCAACATAAATTATGTGATAACTACCGTCAAAATAGATAATACTATGATAGAATcattcaaattataaaatgaatcATATGATGGACATTATTTTGCTATATAGAATTATCTATTAAATAGGAGAATACTACATAGGCttatttttctgattttttgtACTAATgtgaattaaaaataaactgtactactataaattataaCAATAAAATAGGCCTTTGGCTTCTAAAATCATGGTTTGTATTGATTAGATTGTAACAACATGGGAAGATGAATGTTTTCGATGTTTTTTTTCATattgttagtatttttatttattttaaatgaattattGACTAAGCGGATTTTCATTCACTAGTTTACTTGTCAATATAAAAAGGGAGAAATGAACACTGTGATATACTAAGACGTGGAGTATTTAAATAGATAtatattcttttttaattaaaaaattaaattttattataattttaatagacagaggataaaaatatttatacacaaaatactatactataaatttcaaaattagataaaaataaaaataaaacagaatTGCAAATTAACTTTATAACAAAGACACTGTCTCTAAATCACCACCTTTCTCATTATTACATAAATTTCGATTTGAGCATCATTTAACTTAAAAATACCCAAagccaaaatacaaatattcttgctatatttaaaaaaaagtgtatCAAGTATCAATAACCTAGGCACATGAAGGAAGGATCGCAACACTCTTCAACCAGGTAACAGCAACACAGGGCAGCAAGACTGTCACAAAACGAATcctaaataattttaaaataaaccaTATCATAAATGTGTACGTATTTGTGTATgagataatattttttttagttaaatgaacataaatttaaaggtcaCTTTAGTGTATATACGGTCGCATTAACTACTCTATTACTAGATCAACACACACGTGTTTGATATAACTCTATACATATAAAAGtatagagagaaagagagtatCCTCCTTGAAGAAAACCAGTTTCTCTGCGGAGCGGAGGTGCATGAGGTACCATCACTGGAGGCCCTAGCTAATTATATcaacaaaaccaaaataaaaattcaaataaaataaatactggTATATGATTATTTACCTTGAGCAGGATAGGATGGGGGGCCTTGACATGGACCTTATATCAAGGAATCGAAATAATACTCACTAGATTTATTTCAAAAACTAAAATAGTAAATTCAGAAAATAGATATTCAAATAGTTAAATACTGGCATATGATTAATTACCTTGAGCATAATAGGGTGGTGGAGGCCCTGGATATGGATCTTATATGAAGAAAACCAAAAAATAGTAAGCATTAGATTACTTCAAAACGTAGTGATAgaattattcaaaatatttccTGAATTTATTCCGGAGAAAATCCCGTCACCTTAATTTtctttatactactatataatagGATTATAATTAATAGGAGAAAGCGCTACCTATTCAAAACATTTTCTGAATTTTATGTTCAGGAGAAAATTCCATCTGCTTAATTTTTCAGATTGGGTTATTCTATACATAAAATTAGTAAGATTTTGTATAGATAATATTTTCACTTTTTTGTGGAGTAATTGAAGAATAAAATTCATCCAAATCGACAAGGAAATCAGAAGCTCCTCCTTAGATAATAAATTCGACATAATTATTTGGCGCATAGTCAAGCCTCCAGTGGAGCAATCAACTTATCCCAAGTTGGTTTGGAAGTCAcgaattgaaaattaaatttatgcATATTCACTCATCAAATTGTTTGATTCGATTGAACATATATACAATTAGATCAACTCTATCCATGTATTCTCGAATTAATCATGACACTATTATTTTGAACAATAATTTTGCAAGAGACTAGATATCACCTTGACTTTCAgaatgcattatttataatGCGTTAATTTGTCCATCAAATCCGTTACATATTGAATGGGTCAAGCCATGAAAATGGATGACATCATCTGTGGATAGAACACCCTAACTACCAATCACCATAGGCCATAGCTAAATATCTAATGTTCCAAttcttagattttttttttcaacaacaAACTCACTATAGTAGTATTTTGGGAACTCAAAATAAAGTGATATGAACAAATACATAATCAATTGTGGGCAGTTGATTAATATACCAAATTACCAACTAAAGTATTAAAGTCTCATTTCATTGGCAAATTAGTTAACCTGTGCAACTTCAAAGTGATAATACTTGTTTCCCCAAATTATGTAAATGCACAATGTAGATACGTACAATCTTTTAGCTAGATATTTTAGTGAAAAACTTCTTCACgttataattattaaatagtTTATTAACAACGCCATATTTTTCGTCAACAAACTTTCCTCGGATGAgaaaattaatacaaaaataataaaatattcaccGCGGTCACTTGATTCCACATAACTCTAATGTAGTAACTTTAAAATATTGAAGTATTGTTTAAAAGTACTATTACACATAAACATTATACAAATATGACTCGGTGTGTTTACCTGAAGTAGTAATAGATTAGGCAGATTTATAGGTATTGCAACAAATAATTTAGAACTGAGTATATTTCATTATACAATCATTTGAGTACACATCTAAAAATGTTAAAAAGCAAAATGGGCTAAAGAAGGAATGGTGTGGGCCATCAACACGATTCTCTTAATCCAAACCATAATGGCATGTGGGTCTCTGCCAATATTTGCAATCAAACCTCAGTAATCATCTATTCACAAACATCAACAATTTACTGTACATGCACTAAAAAAAACTTCACCCCTACaccaaaatatataaacaaacaaataaatactcAATACATCTCTACAGaacccctttttttctttttctcgaCATAATTAATCAGTACTAGAACAGTTAAAAACATTAAATACACTTATACACCCaccgaaaaaagaaaaaaaaatgaaaccaaaCATATTTACCTAATTACCCCAGTCAAACATGACGCATATTCCCATTCAGTTCCACGCCATTCACAACCGAACCGGGGCATCATCGAATTAATTGTAAAACGGACTGCTCTCGGTTCCCATACGAATAGCCATACGCAGCAACCGTACCCGATGAACCACCGGTCCATTGCTGAACCGGGAGGAACCGGGAAGAGATCGAGCGGGGTCTGGCGATGCTGGCTGGTTCTCCTTGTCGAACCCGaataagtaatccgggtttgACGCGCGACCGGTTTAACCCGGGGAATAATTAATACGAATTGCGGAGGCGGGCGGGTTTGGGGAGATCCTCTGCATTGCGGTCGTACTACTCTATCAATCATGTGCTCCACGTCGTCGTCGTCGATTAGAGAGACTAGGGCGTCGAGGTCCTCGCCGGGGAGCTGGTATTTGACGATATCTCGGCGGCGTCGGAGAGGAGGGATTTGAGCTTGGCGGAGAATTGGGAGAATTTTGACGGCGCGGTCGACGGCGACGATTTTGGTGTCGCCGAGGTAGGAGAGGTGGTGGTCGGAGGGGCGGGACTTGATCTGGCCGCCGTAGCTGCAGAGTAATTTGACCTTTTTGGTGCCATTGTTGGGGCTCTGCTCCATGTTTGAATGTCAGGTTAGAGAGAGAATAGCTATACGAAGATTCTGAACCAACTAAGAAGCTTTTGGATTCTAATTTGCTAGTTGTTTGGCAACTATCAACTGGTGTATGGACTACTTATAAAACTCATCAATTCTTTTATGGCCTCTAGAGTTTGTCAAATTGCATAAAAGACCCCCCAATTtgaatatggacatgaatttaTAACTAAGCTTAGATAAATTGGAGAATtgctattttaataattattattataaaatccCATTGCCAGAATAATAGGGAAACCCAAACTGCTAATAACTTATAAAATCTTAGTATTATTTGTTTGCAATGATTTGAAATTGAGGTAAAAAAATGTACAATGAATACACATTCATAATAAACACTATTCAGAAGCTTGTTGCGTGATTATAAT contains:
- the LOC121791118 gene encoding uncharacterized protein LOC121791118, whose translation is MEQSPNNGTKKVKLLCSYGGQIKSRPSDHHLSYLGDTKIVAVDRAVKILPILRQAQIPPLRRRRDIVKYQLPGEDLDALVSLIDDDDVEHMIDRVENQPASPDPARSLPGSSRFSNGPVVHRVRLLRMAIRMGTESSPFYN
- the LOC121791117 gene encoding glycine-rich domain-containing protein 1-like, whose translation is MEKQQELEWEAAQNTEINVDLVSAAKRQLKFLKAVDRNRWLYDSPGLDRAIYRYNAYWLPLLAKHSESPLFEGPLVVPLDCEWIWHSHRLNPVRYKKDCEEFYGRILDNKNVISSVEGTSRKQTENAWKILFPGEPFELDLELQQESISGQGVAAENFTKYDLIAAAQRQAPFFYQVSQCHMNDTHYIIGAVARYKGFLHLIKRNKEKGIKSFSVPTYDIDLIWHTHQLHPVFYCEDLLKIMGKILEHDDTDSDRTKGQKLDVGFTGTTKTFEDLYGHRYWRAGAMYKGNAPSPVRLTPYLGTVTKKVLSLNESPIVALPATKVFEVMLEFVSVRNLPEGHNGSLCVSFSKSQPDMIFNAKRTLKILSEYGEKQVACFQCEPTGNLLFELMSSPSVSPLIKKVKNIGTTFISLEDFLSPDSNLTVEKWLDLVPSSHITESKPIGLRVAISVTIPTPAPHKLHMVRSRPFSKSSCLFPLPVMAQFSKNWARIVDEEGNMVLNLHMRDQHKSKGKKESIRKVVVRIMDSGKACTLAEFAESKWSMVNSPWSLKLPNTNNDDGHLFEMTGPHTVRLFLGGRLDYESRRCAKHKAEYQHEPHLITAVKFSTEEPYGTTVALLDMKSGTIKVKEDWFVMPSLILTFMLGNTLRKEGHCNMALHSEELSNEAHNLAVGKETNQAPLPKELLAANTGVLAGGCGGCGSGCGNGVRTVESGGCGSMTANTGGCGGCGSGCGSMMAKDGGGGGCGGGCGGGCGGGCGSMMAKDGVSSGRGSGCGGGCGGGCGSMMAKDRVSGGCGGCGGCGGGCGSMMGNSGVSTGGSKNMEKSGGCGGCGAGGCVGMSDGGVNQEIVVA